From a single Bacillus pseudomycoides DSM 12442 genomic region:
- a CDS encoding APC family permease — translation MVSTIKRFLIGRPLKSTELGEQKLNKTKALAILSSDALSSVAYGPEQILIALSTVGALAFWYSIPIAIGVLVLLTALILSYRQIIFAYPHGGGAYVVSKENLGVNPGLIAGGSLLVDYILTVAVSVSAGTDAITSAFPSLHAHNVIIAIIFVLFITILNLRGVTESASILAYPVYLFVLALFILIGVGIYNIVTGEVSPNLHTPIGTPVAGVSLFLLLKAFASGSSALTGVEAISNAIPNFKDPAPKNAAKTLLAMGSLLAVLFSGIVYLAYYYGITPSGEVTVVSQIAEETFGRNFMYFFIQGTTALILILAANTGYSAFPLLAVNLAKDKFIPRMFTVRGDRLGYSNGIIILGIASILLIIAFQGQTEHLIPLYAVGVFIPFTLSQSGMVVKWIREKPQGWILKLTINLTGAIISFIVMSMFFLTKFSQVWTVLIFLPVIIIVFHRIRKHYEAVGDQLSLKTCEPIVPIEGNVIIVPVAGMTHVVENSLNYAKSLSPDQVIAVYVSFEREDEKKFEEKWKKWQPEVRLVTLHSHYRSIIQPLTKFIDTVQYKASESNYRVTVVIPQFIPKKGWHNILHNQSSLLIRAFLLYKRNVVITTVPYHLKK, via the coding sequence GTGGTTTCAACTATAAAGAGGTTTTTAATTGGAAGACCCTTAAAATCAACCGAATTAGGAGAGCAAAAGCTTAATAAAACGAAAGCGTTAGCGATTCTATCTTCTGACGCATTATCATCGGTTGCCTATGGTCCGGAGCAAATATTGATTGCTCTATCTACGGTGGGGGCGTTAGCATTTTGGTATTCTATTCCAATCGCAATAGGAGTCTTAGTTTTGCTAACAGCTCTAATTTTGTCTTATAGACAAATTATTTTTGCCTATCCTCATGGCGGGGGAGCATATGTAGTATCAAAAGAAAATTTAGGTGTTAATCCAGGATTAATAGCTGGAGGTTCCTTATTAGTAGACTACATTTTAACGGTGGCAGTAAGTGTATCTGCAGGTACAGATGCTATTACATCTGCTTTTCCTAGCTTACATGCTCATAATGTAATTATTGCTATTATCTTTGTATTATTTATTACAATTTTGAACTTAAGAGGAGTAACGGAATCAGCTTCTATTTTAGCTTATCCCGTTTATTTATTTGTTTTAGCGTTATTTATATTAATCGGTGTAGGTATATACAACATTGTAACAGGTGAAGTCTCACCTAATTTGCATACACCAATTGGTACACCAGTAGCAGGGGTTAGTTTGTTTTTACTTTTAAAAGCATTTGCATCAGGTAGTTCTGCTTTGACAGGTGTTGAAGCCATTTCCAATGCGATTCCAAACTTTAAAGATCCGGCTCCTAAAAATGCTGCTAAAACGTTACTTGCGATGGGCTCCTTACTTGCAGTGTTATTTTCAGGAATCGTATATTTAGCTTACTATTATGGTATTACTCCAAGTGGAGAGGTAACAGTTGTTTCACAAATTGCCGAAGAAACATTTGGACGGAACTTCATGTATTTCTTTATTCAAGGAACAACAGCGTTGATATTAATACTTGCTGCTAATACTGGTTATTCTGCTTTTCCTTTATTAGCAGTTAATCTTGCAAAAGATAAGTTTATACCTAGAATGTTTACAGTTAGAGGAGACCGATTAGGGTATTCAAATGGAATTATCATACTTGGAATTGCTTCAATTCTTTTAATTATTGCTTTCCAAGGGCAAACAGAACATCTCATTCCACTTTATGCAGTAGGCGTGTTTATTCCATTTACGTTGTCCCAGTCTGGAATGGTGGTAAAATGGATTCGTGAAAAGCCTCAAGGATGGATTTTAAAATTAACGATTAATTTAACGGGTGCTATTATTAGTTTTATAGTTATGAGTATGTTCTTTTTAACTAAGTTTTCACAAGTTTGGACAGTCTTAATTTTCTTACCTGTCATTATTATTGTTTTTCATCGAATTAGAAAGCATTATGAAGCGGTAGGTGATCAATTAAGTCTTAAAACTTGTGAACCAATTGTGCCGATTGAAGGGAATGTCATAATTGTTCCTGTTGCTGGGATGACTCATGTAGTAGAGAATTCATTAAATTATGCTAAATCCCTTTCACCAGATCAGGTCATAGCTGTTTACGTTTCTTTTGAAAGAGAAGATGAGAAGAAGTTTGAAGAAAAATGGAAGAAATGGCAGCCTGAGGTTAGACTGGTGACACTACACTCTCATTACAGAAGTATTATTCAGCCGCTAACCAAATTTATTGATACAGTTCAATATAAAGCGAGCGAATCAAATTATCGGGTTACTGTAGTAATACCGCAATTTATTCCTAAGAAAGGCTGGCACAATATTCTTCATAACCAGTCTAGCTTATTGATTCGTGCATTCTTGCTCTATAAGAGAAATGTAGTTATTACGACTGTACCGTATCATTTGAAAAAATAA
- a CDS encoding sensor histidine kinase, with amino-acid sequence MKFLSRFVRHFRRLQWKLTLFYVLTTIGVLLTLEVVGFLISLSLVKYNADQMFEQQISIQAQNISSNFNGPLINQNQLKKALEDWPIEVGTEFDGFSVVTDPNGKLLASAGENVPQFIDFKTEFPAKVYRNIYTALSLKPSEARKLKTYSYHKGGVLYIVAPLSNEKDVLGVLVVKAENIHFSLFDFWKATFQFFGFSILAFFIGAAIVGITFGIITSRSLVRRIQKILNSTDQWSQGDFTTFVHDPSKDELGQLAYKLNQMAKQLRTLLRVRQDLATLEERNRLARELHDSIKQQLFATSIWLNTSKSLIGKDDDIAKDHLLKAENLLHQTQRELSALIRELRPVALEGKNLAHALKDYAGMWQEQTGIMVNLETSGQQQVSPIIEETFFRITQEALNNVARHSQANMVMIHLECEEVVTLSIHDNGCGFDMQRGARQGVGLSSMRERIHALKGNIDIQSGIEKGVKITVQCKQADIWEDNNPNANGYLEEVTENGEGRSDFDFNC; translated from the coding sequence ATGAAATTTTTGTCTCGTTTTGTCCGGCATTTCCGCCGCTTGCAGTGGAAACTGACTTTATTTTATGTATTAACAACCATTGGTGTTCTATTAACCCTTGAAGTGGTAGGCTTTCTTATTTCACTTAGTCTAGTGAAATATAATGCGGACCAAATGTTTGAACAACAGATAAGCATACAGGCCCAAAATATATCTTCTAACTTTAATGGACCATTGATTAATCAAAATCAACTGAAGAAGGCATTAGAAGATTGGCCCATAGAAGTAGGGACTGAATTCGATGGATTTTCTGTGGTGACTGATCCAAATGGGAAATTACTTGCAAGTGCTGGAGAGAATGTGCCTCAGTTTATTGATTTTAAAACAGAGTTCCCTGCGAAAGTTTATCGAAATATATATACAGCTCTGTCACTGAAACCATCCGAAGCACGTAAGTTAAAAACATATAGCTATCATAAAGGTGGGGTTTTATATATTGTTGCTCCGTTATCTAATGAGAAAGATGTTCTTGGGGTATTAGTAGTTAAAGCAGAAAACATACATTTTTCTTTGTTCGATTTTTGGAAGGCTACTTTTCAGTTTTTTGGATTTAGTATTTTGGCTTTCTTTATTGGTGCAGCAATTGTTGGTATTACTTTTGGAATTATCACCTCTCGAAGTCTCGTTCGTCGTATTCAAAAGATATTAAACTCTACAGATCAATGGAGTCAAGGAGATTTCACAACATTTGTACATGATCCTTCAAAGGATGAATTAGGGCAGTTGGCATATAAGTTGAATCAAATGGCAAAACAATTACGTACCTTACTTAGAGTGCGGCAAGATTTAGCGACACTTGAGGAACGCAATCGATTAGCTCGTGAGCTACATGATAGTATTAAGCAGCAACTGTTTGCTACATCTATCTGGCTGAATACTAGTAAATCCCTTATTGGAAAAGATGATGATATCGCTAAAGACCATTTACTAAAGGCAGAAAACTTGTTACATCAAACGCAGCGGGAGTTAAGTGCATTAATACGGGAATTACGTCCTGTCGCACTTGAGGGAAAGAATTTGGCACATGCATTAAAAGATTATGCGGGGATGTGGCAAGAACAAACGGGTATCATGGTTAATTTGGAGACAAGTGGACAGCAACAAGTATCCCCCATTATTGAAGAAACATTTTTTCGCATCACACAGGAGGCACTGAATAATGTTGCACGCCACAGTCAAGCAAATATGGTAATGATTCATCTAGAGTGCGAAGAAGTAGTAACTCTTTCTATTCATGATAATGGTTGTGGGTTTGATATGCAAAGGGGAGCTCGACAAGGAGTAGGTTTGTCCTCTATGCGTGAACGGATTCATGCGTTAAAAGGGAATATCGATATCCAAAGCGGGATAGAGAAAGGTGTGAAAATTACCGTTCAATGTAAACAAGCAGACATTTGGGAAGATAACAATCCGAATGCCAATGGTTATTTAGAAGAGGTGACAGAAAATGGAGAAGGAAGATCCGATTTCGATTTTAATTGTTGA
- a CDS encoding response regulator, whose translation MEKEDPISILIVDDHAIVRQGLNTLFTIQPDFHVVGEAENGENATDLAAELVPDIVLMDLVMPGINGVEAIRMIKQVSPRSQVIVLTSYHEDEYIFPALRAGAISYVLKDIEPNQLVETVRRGVQGESIMHPRVAARVVNEIRATKQASPDPFSELSERELEVLRLIARGLTNAEIAESLFISGKTVKGHVSNILSKLHMLDRTKAAVFAWEQGFMRPNQESDY comes from the coding sequence ATGGAGAAGGAAGATCCGATTTCGATTTTAATTGTTGATGATCATGCAATTGTAAGACAAGGATTGAATACTCTGTTCACAATTCAACCTGACTTTCACGTGGTTGGAGAAGCAGAGAATGGTGAGAATGCTACGGACCTAGCTGCTGAGCTTGTGCCAGATATCGTACTCATGGATTTAGTGATGCCGGGTATCAATGGTGTAGAGGCGATACGAATGATTAAACAAGTTAGTCCTCGTTCTCAAGTGATTGTGTTGACTTCTTATCATGAGGACGAGTACATTTTTCCAGCGTTACGTGCAGGGGCGATATCATATGTGCTTAAAGACATTGAGCCTAATCAATTGGTTGAAACGGTAAGGAGAGGCGTACAAGGCGAATCCATTATGCATCCACGGGTGGCTGCACGGGTTGTTAATGAGATTCGTGCTACGAAACAGGCATCTCCCGATCCATTTTCCGAGCTAAGTGAACGAGAATTGGAAGTATTACGATTGATTGCTAGGGGACTCACGAATGCTGAAATTGCTGAAAGTCTTTTCATTAGTGGAAAGACAGTGAAAGGCCATGTTAGTAACATTTTAAGTAAGCTTCATATGCTTGATCGTACGAAAGCTGCTGTTTTTGCATGGGAACAAGGGTTTATGCGTCCGAATCAGGAAAGCGATTATTGA